A genomic window from Candidatus Kouleothrix ribensis includes:
- a CDS encoding Crp/Fnr family transcriptional regulator, whose translation MDKRKLLKQVTAFGLLSDDQLGLLARSVGVQAFQRAEPIFHQGSIGSTLFIIVAGQVRIYTTSEAGQELTITLLREGDFFGEMALLDGQPRAASAEAMCKTLTLTLHRSAFLHTISACPPIAASVLEVMALRLRQSNTVAEQLANLSAAQRVVLQLRGLVARYGIADDGALRIDLHLTQDDLASLSGTTRETVNRVLAHLREQGVIRVERARISILDLAQLEQS comes from the coding sequence ATGGACAAGCGCAAGCTGCTCAAACAAGTTACTGCCTTCGGGCTACTGAGCGACGACCAGCTTGGGCTATTGGCGCGCAGTGTCGGCGTGCAGGCCTTCCAGCGCGCCGAGCCGATCTTTCACCAGGGCAGTATCGGCAGCACACTGTTCATCATTGTGGCCGGGCAAGTGCGGATCTACACCACCAGCGAAGCCGGCCAGGAGCTCACAATCACGCTGCTTCGCGAGGGCGATTTCTTCGGCGAAATGGCGCTGCTCGACGGCCAGCCGCGTGCGGCTAGCGCCGAGGCCATGTGCAAAACACTGACTCTGACATTACACCGCTCGGCATTCCTACACACGATCAGCGCCTGCCCACCGATCGCCGCGTCGGTGCTCGAAGTGATGGCGCTGCGGCTGCGCCAGAGCAACACCGTGGCCGAGCAGCTTGCAAACCTATCGGCCGCGCAGCGCGTCGTGCTGCAGCTGCGCGGGCTCGTGGCACGCTATGGCATCGCCGACGACGGCGCGCTGCGGATCGATCTGCACCTGACCCAGGACGACCTGGCCAGCCTTTCAGGCACCACGCGCGAGACGGTCAATCGCGTGCTGGCCCATCTGCGCGAGCAGGGCGTGATCCGCGTTGAACGCGCCCGCATCAGCATACTCGACCTTGCTCAGCTCGAGCAGTCGTAG
- a CDS encoding metallophosphoesterase produces MIWTISDLHLSSVNPKPMDIFGERWKNHPQRVAAAWRERVRDDDTVLVAGDISWALKLPEALPDLQWIDALPGRKVLSRGNHDYWWESAGRVRRQLPPSLAVVQGDALDLGVAVVCGTRGWITPETPGFKPNADQVVYNRELIRLDLALQAARTLAAGTKPIIVMFHYPPFLDRKPTEFARRIALSGAAACIYGHLHRPHDWAVATQGLVDGVYYQLTACDYLGFGPVVVRGLAPVIPPAAPAQ; encoded by the coding sequence GTGATTTGGACAATATCTGATCTGCATCTTTCATCGGTCAACCCCAAGCCGATGGACATCTTCGGCGAACGCTGGAAGAACCACCCGCAGCGGGTCGCGGCGGCGTGGCGCGAGCGCGTGCGCGACGATGATACCGTGCTGGTGGCCGGCGATATCTCGTGGGCGCTCAAGCTGCCCGAGGCACTGCCCGATCTCCAGTGGATCGATGCGCTGCCCGGCCGCAAGGTGCTCTCGCGCGGCAATCACGATTACTGGTGGGAGAGCGCCGGCCGGGTGCGCCGCCAGCTGCCGCCCTCACTTGCGGTGGTGCAGGGCGACGCGCTCGATCTTGGTGTGGCGGTGGTGTGCGGCACTCGCGGCTGGATCACCCCCGAGACGCCCGGCTTCAAGCCGAATGCCGACCAGGTGGTGTATAACCGCGAGCTGATCCGGCTTGATCTGGCGTTGCAGGCGGCGCGCACACTGGCCGCCGGTACCAAGCCGATCATTGTCATGTTCCACTACCCCCCGTTCCTCGATCGGAAACCGACCGAATTCGCCAGAAGAATCGCGCTCAGCGGCGCTGCTGCATGCATCTATGGCCACCTCCACCGCCCGCACGATTGGGCCGTGGCTACCCAGGGATTGGTCGATGGCGTGTATTACCAGCTGACCGCCTGCGACTACCTGGGCTTTGGCCCGGTGGTGGTGCGCGGCCTCGCTCCCGTCATCCCACCAGCCGCCCCGGCGCAGTAG